The following proteins are encoded in a genomic region of Bubalus kerabau isolate K-KA32 ecotype Philippines breed swamp buffalo chromosome 13, PCC_UOA_SB_1v2, whole genome shotgun sequence:
- the SLC4A11 gene encoding solute carrier family 4 member 11 isoform X2, with protein sequence MSQNGYFEDAGYLKCDTDDASETREESLRDEAFDTVNSSIVSGESIRFFVNVNLEVQPTQSDSESPGGYGLLHTSRKYLKLKNFEEEIRAHRDLDGFLARARIILDETATSLDDVLRAMLSRLAQDPYNTEPDCNLDLLTAMLFTDAGAPMEGKVHLLSDTIQGVTATVTGVQYQQSWICILCTSKALLRRHVCISRLDRPQNWGENSCEVRFVILVLAPPKMKSTKTATEVGRTFATMMLDITFRQKLLKTRTEEEFKEALVHQRQLLTVMSHCPSFSMDYSMSSICIVRHPQPPQQKDFLPMGKGIQEDVARRFPVYPLDFTDGIIGKNKAVGKYITTTLFLYFACLLPTIAFGSLNDENTNGAIDVQKTVAGQGIGGLLYALFSGQPLVVLLTTAPLALYINVIRGICDDYNLDFSTFYAWTGLWNSFFLTLYALFNLSLVMSLFKRSTEEIIALFISITFVLDAIKGTVKIFQKYYYGHDAAVFKDEPSLVSLLGLNSSLHTALNTSFLTSPPELTSTGSQDPEPLARDTAVLSLLIMLGTLWLSYTLYQLKKSPYLNPYVRELLSDCALPISVLTFSLISSYGFQEIKMVKFRYSPSNSLFEIAEMHSLSLVAISSAMGLGFLLSMLFFIEQNLVAALANAPQNRLVKGTAYHWDLLLIAIINTGLSLFGLPWIHAAYPHSLLHVRALALVEEHVENGHIYETIVNVKETRLTSLGASILVGFSLLLLPFPLQWIPKPVLYGLFLYLALTSIDGNQLFQRMVLLLKDQTSYPPTHYIRRVPQRKIHYFTGLQVLQLLLLCAFGMSPLLYMKMVFPLIMIAMIPIRYNVLPQIIEAKYLDAMDAEH encoded by the exons ATGTCGCAGAATGGATACTTTGAGGATGCAG GCTACCTCAAGTGTGACACAGATGATGCCTCTGAAACCCGTGAGGAGAGCCTGAGGGATGAGGCCTTCGACACGGTCAACTCCTCCATTGTGTCTGGCGAAAGCATCCGCTTTTTTGTCAACGTCAACCTCGAGGTGCAGCCTACCCAGTCTG ACAGTGAATCACCTGGCGGCTATGGGCTCCTACACACCTCCCGCAAG TACCTGAAGTTAAAGAACTTTGAGGAAGAGATCCGTGCACACCGGGACTTAGATGGCTTCCTGGCACGGGCCAGAATCATCCTGGATGAAACGGCCACCTCCCTGGATGACGTGCTGCGGGCTATGCTGTCCCGCTTAGCCCAAGACCCCTACAACACGGAGCCAGATTGCAACCTGGACCTGCTCACGGCCATGCTCTTCACTGACGCAGGGGCTCCCATGGAGGGCAAAG TTCACCTGCTGTCGGACACCATCCAAGGGGTCACTGCCACAGTAACGGGGGTACAATACCAGCAGTCATGGATCTGCATCCT CTGCACCTCCAAGGCCCTGCTGAGGCGACACGTGTGCATCAGCCGCCTGGACCGCCCACAGAACTGGGGGGAGAATTCCTGTGAGGTGCGGTTTGTCATCCTGGTGCTGGCCCCACCCAAGATG aaaAGCACCAAGACCGCCACTGAAGTGGGGCGCACATTTGCCACCATGATGTTAGACATCACCTTCCGCCAGAAGCTCCTGAAGACCCGCACAGAGGAGGAATTCAAAGAGGCCCTGGTCCATCAGAGACAGCTGCTCACCGTAATGAGCCACTGTCCGAGTTTcagcatggactacagcatgagCTCCATCTGCATCGTCAGACACCCACAG CCCCCACAGCAGAAGGACTTTCTCCCCATGGGGAAGGGCATCCAGGAGGACGTCGCCCGCAGGTTCCCCGTGTACCCTCTGGACTTCACTGACG GCATCATCGGGAAAAACAAGGCTGTGGGCAAATACATCACCACCACCCTGTTCCTCTACTTCGCCTGCCTTCTGCCCACGATTGCTTTTGGGTCCCTCAATGATGAGAACACAAATGGAGCCATCG ACGTGCAGAAGACTGTGGCCGGGCAGGGCATCGGAGGCCTCCTGTATGCGCTCTTCTCTGGGCAGCCGCTGGTGGTGCTGCTGACGACCGCGCCCCTGGCCCTCTACATCAACG TGATCCGTGGCATCTGCGATGACTATAATCTGGACTTCAGTACCTTCTATGCGTGGACAGGCCTGTGGAACAGTTTCTTCCTCACGCTTTATGCCCTCTTCAACCTCAGCCTGGTCATGAGTCTTTTCAAGAG GTCAACAGAGGAGATCATTGCCTTGTTCATTTCTATCACGTTCGTCCTAGATGCTATCAAGGGCACAGTCAAAA TCTTCCAGAAGTACTACTATGGCCATGACGCTGCAGTCTTCAAAGATGAGCCCTCCTTGGTGAGCCTGCTGGGCCTCAACAGTAGcctccacactgccctcaacaccAGCTTTCTGACCAGTCCACCAGAGCTAACTTCAACGGGCAGCCAGGACCCCGAGCCCCTGGCTCGGGATACggctgtgctcagccttctcatcATGCTGGGCACGCTCTGGCTGAGCTACACCCTCTACCAGTTGAAGAAGAG CCCCTACCTGAACCCCTATGTGCGTGAGCTCCTGTCAGACTGTGCCTTGCCCATTTCGGTGCTTACCTTCTCTCTCATCTCTTCCTACGGCTTCCAGGAGATTAAGA TGGTCAAGTTTCGCTACAGCCCGAGTAACAGCCTGTTCGAGATAGCCGAGATGCACTCGCTATCCCTGGTGGCCATCAGCAGCGCCATGGGCCTTGGCTTCCTCCTCTCCATGCTCTTCTTCATAGAGCAGAACCTGGTGGCTGCCTTGGCCAACGCCCCACAGAACAG GCTGGTGAAGGGCACTGCCTACCACTGGGACCTCCTGCTCATCGCCATCATCAATACTGGGCTGTCTCTGTTTGGGCTGCCCTGGATCCACGCTGCCTACCCCCACTCCCTGCTGCACGTGCGAGCACTGGCTTTGGTGGAGGAGCACGTGGAGAACGGGCACATTTACGAGAC GATTGTGAACGTGAAGGAGACACGGCTGACCTCCCTGGGCGCCAGCATCCTGGTGGGCTtctccctcctgctgctgccctTCCCACTACAGTGGATCCCCAAGCCTGTGCTCTACGGCCTCTTTCTTTACCTCGCGCTCACCTCCATCGACGGCAACCAGCTGTTTCAGCGCATGGTGCTGCTGCTCAAGGACCAG ACGTCATACCCACCCACCCACTACATCCGGAGGGTGCCCCAGAGGAAGATCCACTACTTCACAGGCCTGCAggtcctgcagctgctgctgctctgtgcCTTTGGCATGAGCCCACTGCTCTACATGAAGATGGTCTTTCCCCTCATCATGATTGCCATGATCCCCATTCG CTACAACGTGCTGCCCCAAATCATTGAAGCCAAGTACTTGGATGCCATGGATGCTGAACACTGA
- the ITPA gene encoding inosine triphosphate pyrophosphatase isoform X1, which translates to MPSWDHRSETVLSPSAGSRKCLRLEAEGLPVIQILGDKFPCTLVAQKIDLPEYQGEPDEISIRKCQEAARQVQGPVLVEDTCLCFNALGGLPGPYIKWFLEKLKPEGLHQLLEGFQDKSAYALCTFAFSTGDPNEPIRLFRGQTMGRIVVPRGCRDFGWDPCFQPDGYEQTYAEMPKAEKNTISHRFRALLELQEYFSSLTPGVSDDHPGWGSGEG; encoded by the exons ATGCCTTCCTGGGACCACAGGTCGGAAACCGTATTATCCCCTTCCGCCGGTAGTCGGAAGTGCCTGCGACTCGAAGCAGAAGGACTTCCG GTCATTCAGATTCTAGGAGATAAATTTCCGTGCACTTTGGTGGCGCAGAAAATTGACC TGCCAGAGTACCAAGGAGAGCCTGATGAGATTTCCATTCGGAAGTGTCAGGAGGCAGCTCGCCAG GTGCAGGGCCCCGTACTGGTGGAGGACACCTGTCTGTGCTTCAACGCCCTTGGAGGCCTCCCTGGCCCCTACAT AAAGTGGTTTCTGGAGAAGTTAAAGCCTGAAG GTCTCCACCAGCTCCTGGAGGGGTTCCAAGACAAGTCTGCCTATGCACTCTGCACGTTCGCATTCAGCACTGGGGACCCGAATGAGCCCATACGCCTCTTCAGGGGCCAGACAATG GGCCGGATTGTGGTGCCCCGTGGCTGCCGGGACTTTGGCTGGGACCCCTGCTTTCAGCCTGATGGATACGAGCAGAC GTATGCAGAGATGCCCAAGGCTGAGAAGAACACCATTTCCCATCGCTTCCGGGCCCTGCTTGAGTTGCAAGAATACTTTAGCAGCCTGACTCCCGGGGTCAGTGATGACCACCCTGGCTGGGGATCTGGAGAGGGGTAG
- the SLC4A11 gene encoding solute carrier family 4 member 11 isoform X1: MSQNGYFEDAGYLKCDTDDASETREESLRDEAFDTVNSSIVSGESIRFFVNVNLEVQPTQSDSESPGGYGLLHTSRKYLKLKNFEEEIRAHRDLDGFLARARIILDETATSLDDVLRAMLSRLAQDPYNTEPDCNLDLLTAMLFTDAGAPMEGKAVHLLSDTIQGVTATVTGVQYQQSWICILCTSKALLRRHVCISRLDRPQNWGENSCEVRFVILVLAPPKMKSTKTATEVGRTFATMMLDITFRQKLLKTRTEEEFKEALVHQRQLLTVMSHCPSFSMDYSMSSICIVRHPQPPQQKDFLPMGKGIQEDVARRFPVYPLDFTDGIIGKNKAVGKYITTTLFLYFACLLPTIAFGSLNDENTNGAIDVQKTVAGQGIGGLLYALFSGQPLVVLLTTAPLALYINVIRGICDDYNLDFSTFYAWTGLWNSFFLTLYALFNLSLVMSLFKRSTEEIIALFISITFVLDAIKGTVKIFQKYYYGHDAAVFKDEPSLVSLLGLNSSLHTALNTSFLTSPPELTSTGSQDPEPLARDTAVLSLLIMLGTLWLSYTLYQLKKSPYLNPYVRELLSDCALPISVLTFSLISSYGFQEIKMVKFRYSPSNSLFEIAEMHSLSLVAISSAMGLGFLLSMLFFIEQNLVAALANAPQNRLVKGTAYHWDLLLIAIINTGLSLFGLPWIHAAYPHSLLHVRALALVEEHVENGHIYETIVNVKETRLTSLGASILVGFSLLLLPFPLQWIPKPVLYGLFLYLALTSIDGNQLFQRMVLLLKDQTSYPPTHYIRRVPQRKIHYFTGLQVLQLLLLCAFGMSPLLYMKMVFPLIMIAMIPIRYNVLPQIIEAKYLDAMDAEH; the protein is encoded by the exons ATGTCGCAGAATGGATACTTTGAGGATGCAG GCTACCTCAAGTGTGACACAGATGATGCCTCTGAAACCCGTGAGGAGAGCCTGAGGGATGAGGCCTTCGACACGGTCAACTCCTCCATTGTGTCTGGCGAAAGCATCCGCTTTTTTGTCAACGTCAACCTCGAGGTGCAGCCTACCCAGTCTG ACAGTGAATCACCTGGCGGCTATGGGCTCCTACACACCTCCCGCAAG TACCTGAAGTTAAAGAACTTTGAGGAAGAGATCCGTGCACACCGGGACTTAGATGGCTTCCTGGCACGGGCCAGAATCATCCTGGATGAAACGGCCACCTCCCTGGATGACGTGCTGCGGGCTATGCTGTCCCGCTTAGCCCAAGACCCCTACAACACGGAGCCAGATTGCAACCTGGACCTGCTCACGGCCATGCTCTTCACTGACGCAGGGGCTCCCATGGAGGGCAAAG CAGTTCACCTGCTGTCGGACACCATCCAAGGGGTCACTGCCACAGTAACGGGGGTACAATACCAGCAGTCATGGATCTGCATCCT CTGCACCTCCAAGGCCCTGCTGAGGCGACACGTGTGCATCAGCCGCCTGGACCGCCCACAGAACTGGGGGGAGAATTCCTGTGAGGTGCGGTTTGTCATCCTGGTGCTGGCCCCACCCAAGATG aaaAGCACCAAGACCGCCACTGAAGTGGGGCGCACATTTGCCACCATGATGTTAGACATCACCTTCCGCCAGAAGCTCCTGAAGACCCGCACAGAGGAGGAATTCAAAGAGGCCCTGGTCCATCAGAGACAGCTGCTCACCGTAATGAGCCACTGTCCGAGTTTcagcatggactacagcatgagCTCCATCTGCATCGTCAGACACCCACAG CCCCCACAGCAGAAGGACTTTCTCCCCATGGGGAAGGGCATCCAGGAGGACGTCGCCCGCAGGTTCCCCGTGTACCCTCTGGACTTCACTGACG GCATCATCGGGAAAAACAAGGCTGTGGGCAAATACATCACCACCACCCTGTTCCTCTACTTCGCCTGCCTTCTGCCCACGATTGCTTTTGGGTCCCTCAATGATGAGAACACAAATGGAGCCATCG ACGTGCAGAAGACTGTGGCCGGGCAGGGCATCGGAGGCCTCCTGTATGCGCTCTTCTCTGGGCAGCCGCTGGTGGTGCTGCTGACGACCGCGCCCCTGGCCCTCTACATCAACG TGATCCGTGGCATCTGCGATGACTATAATCTGGACTTCAGTACCTTCTATGCGTGGACAGGCCTGTGGAACAGTTTCTTCCTCACGCTTTATGCCCTCTTCAACCTCAGCCTGGTCATGAGTCTTTTCAAGAG GTCAACAGAGGAGATCATTGCCTTGTTCATTTCTATCACGTTCGTCCTAGATGCTATCAAGGGCACAGTCAAAA TCTTCCAGAAGTACTACTATGGCCATGACGCTGCAGTCTTCAAAGATGAGCCCTCCTTGGTGAGCCTGCTGGGCCTCAACAGTAGcctccacactgccctcaacaccAGCTTTCTGACCAGTCCACCAGAGCTAACTTCAACGGGCAGCCAGGACCCCGAGCCCCTGGCTCGGGATACggctgtgctcagccttctcatcATGCTGGGCACGCTCTGGCTGAGCTACACCCTCTACCAGTTGAAGAAGAG CCCCTACCTGAACCCCTATGTGCGTGAGCTCCTGTCAGACTGTGCCTTGCCCATTTCGGTGCTTACCTTCTCTCTCATCTCTTCCTACGGCTTCCAGGAGATTAAGA TGGTCAAGTTTCGCTACAGCCCGAGTAACAGCCTGTTCGAGATAGCCGAGATGCACTCGCTATCCCTGGTGGCCATCAGCAGCGCCATGGGCCTTGGCTTCCTCCTCTCCATGCTCTTCTTCATAGAGCAGAACCTGGTGGCTGCCTTGGCCAACGCCCCACAGAACAG GCTGGTGAAGGGCACTGCCTACCACTGGGACCTCCTGCTCATCGCCATCATCAATACTGGGCTGTCTCTGTTTGGGCTGCCCTGGATCCACGCTGCCTACCCCCACTCCCTGCTGCACGTGCGAGCACTGGCTTTGGTGGAGGAGCACGTGGAGAACGGGCACATTTACGAGAC GATTGTGAACGTGAAGGAGACACGGCTGACCTCCCTGGGCGCCAGCATCCTGGTGGGCTtctccctcctgctgctgccctTCCCACTACAGTGGATCCCCAAGCCTGTGCTCTACGGCCTCTTTCTTTACCTCGCGCTCACCTCCATCGACGGCAACCAGCTGTTTCAGCGCATGGTGCTGCTGCTCAAGGACCAG ACGTCATACCCACCCACCCACTACATCCGGAGGGTGCCCCAGAGGAAGATCCACTACTTCACAGGCCTGCAggtcctgcagctgctgctgctctgtgcCTTTGGCATGAGCCCACTGCTCTACATGAAGATGGTCTTTCCCCTCATCATGATTGCCATGATCCCCATTCG CTACAACGTGCTGCCCCAAATCATTGAAGCCAAGTACTTGGATGCCATGGATGCTGAACACTGA
- the ITPA gene encoding inosine triphosphate pyrophosphatase isoform X2, translating into MAASLAGKKIVFVTGNAKKLEEVIQILGDKFPCTLVAQKIDLPEYQGEPDEISIRKCQEAARQVQGPVLVEDTCLCFNALGGLPGPYIKWFLEKLKPEGLHQLLEGFQDKSAYALCTFAFSTGDPNEPIRLFRGQTMGRIVVPRGCRDFGWDPCFQPDGYEQTYAEMPKAEKNTISHRFRALLELQEYFSSLTPGVSDDHPGWGSGEG; encoded by the exons ATGGCGGCCTCCTTGGCCGGGAAGAAGATCGTGTTTGTCACGGGGAACGCCAAAAAGCTGGAGGAG GTCATTCAGATTCTAGGAGATAAATTTCCGTGCACTTTGGTGGCGCAGAAAATTGACC TGCCAGAGTACCAAGGAGAGCCTGATGAGATTTCCATTCGGAAGTGTCAGGAGGCAGCTCGCCAG GTGCAGGGCCCCGTACTGGTGGAGGACACCTGTCTGTGCTTCAACGCCCTTGGAGGCCTCCCTGGCCCCTACAT AAAGTGGTTTCTGGAGAAGTTAAAGCCTGAAG GTCTCCACCAGCTCCTGGAGGGGTTCCAAGACAAGTCTGCCTATGCACTCTGCACGTTCGCATTCAGCACTGGGGACCCGAATGAGCCCATACGCCTCTTCAGGGGCCAGACAATG GGCCGGATTGTGGTGCCCCGTGGCTGCCGGGACTTTGGCTGGGACCCCTGCTTTCAGCCTGATGGATACGAGCAGAC GTATGCAGAGATGCCCAAGGCTGAGAAGAACACCATTTCCCATCGCTTCCGGGCCCTGCTTGAGTTGCAAGAATACTTTAGCAGCCTGACTCCCGGGGTCAGTGATGACCACCCTGGCTGGGGATCTGGAGAGGGGTAG